From Panicum hallii strain FIL2 chromosome 2, PHallii_v3.1, whole genome shotgun sequence, a single genomic window includes:
- the LOC112881256 gene encoding beta-amylase, with protein MAGNMLDNYVQVYVMLPLDVINVDNTFEKTDATRAQLQKLVEAGADGVMIDVWWGLVEGKAPGVYDWSAYKQVFKLVQEAGLKLQAIMSCHQCGGNVGDVVNIPIPQWVRDVGEANPDIFYTNRRKMRNIEYLTLGVDDQPLFQGRTAIQLYADYMKSFRENMAEFLDAGVIVDIEVGLGPAGEMRYPSYPQSQGWVYPGVGEFICYDKYLEADFKAAATKAGHPEWELPDDAGEYNDTPEKTQFFADNGTYQTEKGKFFLTWYSNKLIKHGDKILDEANKVFLGCRVQLAIKISGIHWWYRVPNHAAELTAGYYNLDDRDGYRTIAHMLTRHHASMNFTCAEMRDNEQSSEAKSAPEELVQQVLSAGWREGLHIACENALSRYDATAYNTILRNARPQGINKNGPPEHKLYGFTYLRVSNELLEGQNYATFKTFVRRMHANLDYNANIDPVAPLERSKPEIPIEEILEVAQPKLEPFPFIENTDLPVSDNNPKMQYLSLYKMQPPGCIESATDQPGAESGDEHFQTRQIRSRRQATPPRPSHIFFATLPPKPETARPEKPTQASQGPRAEMAQAMASMTGLSQGVLPSRRAAGRARTAVVRASAEGEAAAQAGRRAVLGLVATGIVGGVFTQAVRADEAVKTIKIGPPPPPSGGLPGTLNSDQARDFDLALKERFYLQPLPPAEAAARAKSSAQDILNLKPLIDKKAWPYVMNDLRLRASYLRYDLNTVIASKPKEEKKSLKELTGKLFSTIDDLDHAAKIKSTPEAEKYYAATKSALDDVLAKLG; from the exons ATGGCAGGAAACATGCTAGATAACTATGTCCAGGTCTACGTCATGCTCCCG CTGGATGTCATCAACGTCGACAACACGTTCGAGAAGACCGACGCGACGAGGGCGCAGCTGCAGAAGCTGGTGGAGGCCGGCGCCGACGGGGTCATGATCGACGTCTGGTGGGGGCTGGTGGAAGGGAAGGCGCCCGGGGTCTACGACTGGAGCGCCTACAAGCAGGTGTTCAAGCTGGTGCAGGAGGCCGGCCTGAAGCTGCAGGCCATCATGTCGTGCCACCAGTGCGGAGGCAACGTTGGCGACGTCGTCAACATCCCGATCCCGCAGTGGGTGCGGGACGTTGGCGAGGCCAACCCCGACATCTTCTACACCAACCGGAGGAAGATGAGGAACATCGAGTACCTCACGCTTGGAGTGGACGACCAGCCTCTCTTCCAGGGGAGAACTGCAATTCAG CTGTATGCTGATTACATGAAGAGCTTCAGGGAGAACATGGCAGAGTTCTTGGACGCTGGTGTCATCGTGGACATTGAGGTCGGACTTGGCCCTGCTGGAGAGATGAGGTACCCCTCCTATCCACAGAGCCAGGGATGGGTGTACCCAGGCGTTGGAGAATTCATA TGCTATGACAAGTACCTGGAAGCAGACTTCAAAGCTGCAGCAACAAAGGCTGGGCATCCTGAGTGGGAATTGCCTGATGACGCTGGGGAGTACAACGACACTCCTGAGAAAACCCAGTTCTTTGCGGACAATGGAACATACCAGACCGAGAAGGGGAAATTCTTCCTCACATGGTATTCCAACAAACTGATCAAGCACGGCGATAAGATCTTGGACGAAGCAAACAAGGTCTTCCTGGGATGCAGAGTGCAGCTGGCCATCAAA ATCTCTGGCATACACTGGTGGTACAGGGTTCCAAACCACGCAGCTGAGCTCACTGCCGGATACTACAACTTAGATGACAGAGACGGTTACAGAACCATAGCGCACATGCTCACAAGGCATCATGCTAGCATGAACTTCACTTGTGCTGAGATGAGGGACAATGAACAGAGTTCGGAAGCAAAAAGTGCACCTGAGGAACTGGTTCAGCAG GTGCTGAGTGCTGGGTGGAGAGAGGGCCTACACATAGCATGCGAAAATGCACTCAGTCGCTATGATGCAACAGCTTACAACACAATCCTCAGGAATGCAAGACCACAAGGAATCAACAAAAATGGCCCTCCTGAACACAAGTTGTATGGGTTCACCTACCTCCGAGTATCGAATGAGCTCCTTGAAGGACAGAACTACGCCACTTTCAAAACTTTTGTCAGGAGAATGCATGCTAACCTG GATTACAACGCAAATATCGATCCAGTTGCACCTCTGGAAAGATCAAAGCCAGAGATACCAATCGAAGAAATCCTGGAAGTAGCACAGCCAAAGTTGGAGCCATTTCCTTTCATCGAGAACACAGATCTACCAGTT AGTGACAACAATCCAAAAATGCAGTATCTATCGTTGTACAAAATGCAACCTCCAG GGTGCATAGAG TCTGCTACAGATCAACCCGGGGCAGAGAGTGGTGACGAACACTTCCAGACACG TCAGATAAGGTCACGGCGGCAGGCGACGCCACCACGTCCGTCTCATATATTTTTTGCCACGCTGCCACCCAAGCCCGAGACTGCTCGACCGGAGAAGCCCACACAAGCCAGCCAAGGCCCCCGAGCTGAGATGGCACAAGCCATGGCGTCCATGACCGGCCTCTCGCAGGGCGTGCTGCCCAGCAGGCGCGCCGCCGGCAGGGCCAGGACGGCAGTCGTCAGGGCGTCGGCCGAGGGCGAGGCCGCGGCGCAGGCTGGCCGCCGCGCCGTGCTCGGGCTGGTGGCGACCGGCATCGTCGGCGGCGTCTTCACCCAGGCGGTGCGCGCCGACGAGGCCGTCAAGACCATCAAGATCGGCCCCCCGCCACCGCCCTCTGGGGGACTTC CCGGGACCTTGAACTCTGACCAGGCCAGGGACTTCGACCTCGCCTTGAAGGAGCGGTTCTACCTGCAGCCGCTGCCGCCAGCGGAGGCCGCAGCGAGGGCCAAGTCGTCGGCGCAGGACATCCTCAACCTCAAGCCGCTCATCGACAAGAAGGCGTGGCCTTACGTCATGAACGACCTCCGCCTTCGGGCCTCCTACCTGCGCTACGACCTCAACACCGTCATCGCCTCCAAGCccaaggaggagaagaagagccTCAAGGAGCTCACCGGCAAGCTCTTCAGCACCATCGACGAT CTTGACCATGCGGCAAAGATCAAGAGCACCCCAGAGGCTGAGAAGTACTATGCGGCGACCAAATCTGCCCTCGATGATGTTTTGGCGAAGCTAGGCTAG
- the LOC112880467 gene encoding 54S ribosomal protein L24, mitochondrial: MSFRAREMYKKVVRRVGGDGKLPAELMKSVKDMLPDSKVVMGRAKRGIFAGRHIQFGNKVSEDGGNKSRRSWKPNVQEKRLFSYIHDRHIRVKVTTHALRCIDKAGGIDEYLLKTPYNKMDTEMGIVWKAKIEKMYSELAEMEVGFFPPEEEAKIEQGFDEVRAAKRDFRREARRALAKQRQLEAGKDQTTEVTDKKEEVSATAAAV, from the exons ATGTCGTTCCGGGCGCGGGAGATGTACAAGAAGGTGGTGCGGCGCGTGGGCGGCGACGGGAAGCTGCCGGCGGAGCTGATGAAGTCGGTGAAGGACATGCTCCCCGACAGCAAGGTCGTCATGGGCCGGGCCAAGCGCGGCAtcttcgccggccgccacatccAGTTCGGGAACAAGGTCTCCGAGGACGGCGGCAACAA ATCAAGGCGATCATGGAAGCCAAATGTTCAGGAGAAGCGTCTCTTCAGCTATATTCATGACCGTCACATTAGAGTTAAGGTTACCACACATGCACTTCGGTGCATTGACAAAGCTGGTGGTATAGATGAATACCTCCTGAAGACACCTTACAACAAAATGGATACTGAGATGGGGATAGTGTGGAAAGCAAAGATTGAAAAGATGTATTCAGAGCTGGCTGAAATGGAAGTAGGCTTCTTCCCTCCTGAGGAAGAGGCAAAAATTGAACAGGGCTTTGATGAGGTCCGTGCTGCCAAGAGAGACTTCCGTAGGGAAGCAAGAAGAGCTTTGGCAAAGCAAAGACAGTTAGAAGCAGGTAAAGACCAAACAACTGAAGTCACAGACAAAAAGGAAGAGGTATCTGCTACTGCTGCTGCAGTTTGA
- the LOC112881405 gene encoding probable histone H2A.2, translating into MAGRGKAIGAGAAKKATSRSSKAGLQFPVGRIARFLKAGKYAERVGAGAPVYLAAVLEYLAAEVLELAGNAARDNKKTRIVPRHIQLAVRNDEELSRLLGTVTIASGGVMPNIHNLLLPKKAGGGSAKAAAGDED; encoded by the exons ATGGCGGGCCGTGGAAAGGCGatcggcgcgggcgcggcgaaGAAGGCGACGTCGAGGAGCTCCAAGGCCGGGCTCCAGTTCCCCGTCGGCAGGATCGCCAGGTTCCTCAAGGCCGGCAAGTACGCCgagcgcgtcggcgccggcgcccccgtctacctcgccgccgtcctcgagTACCTCGCCGCTGAG GTTCTTGAGCTGGCCGGGAACGCCGCAAGGGACAACAAGAAGACCCGTATCGTGCCGCGCCACATCCAGCTTGCCGTCCGCAACGACGAGGAGCTCTCGCGCCTGCTGGGCACGGTGACCATCGCTAGCGGTGGTGTCATGCCCAACATCCACAACCTGCTGCTCCCCAAGAAGGCCGGAGGCGGCAGCGCCAAGGCTGCTGCCGGCGATGAGGACTAG